AATGACTGTGACGATGTGTCGACGCAGTTTTGTTAAAGATGCATGTTTCCCAGCTACTTGAATAACAGTCAAGTTTCGCTTGAAGCAATCTCAAGCACTGAAAAACAAGCTTATAATTAGAGCAAAAATACATATGATTAAAAAATAACATGGTAATTTTGGAGGCGGGTCAACTTTTCTATATTAAGGttcgttcttttctttttagttcCCCGCTTGTTAATCATGGAAGGAAAATTTCGTAGTTTTTTTCTGTAtgtttaaattgaattatcATAACAAAGTTATAGTACAAACGAGATTTAGATATATATCGGACAAGTGTCGGAATTAGGCTATCATGCAAAGCTCCAAGAACGGAGATTGGAAATCTAACAGTGGTGTTGTAATGAACGACATTATCAGATAATGCAATCGAAACTCGAACACTGGAAACGCAAATAATACGGTTTCCGTGGTGAGTTGGCGGAGAATTTATGTTTCTTAATTTGCCTAAAATGAATTCTCGTGCTAAGATGTGCTGGTATTTAATTAAAATGCTGGTAtgggaaaaagaaaatacattgGGATTAGACTGAAAGCACAAAAGAGGAGGAACTGCCATGATAAGGACCAGAAATTGTCAAAACCATCAATTTTATTGTCCCAAGTTTAGCAAAACACTCCGGATCAGTGCTCAGATCTTCTTCAATCAAGTCATCGATTTTTTTTACGTATCAGACTTTTCACTTTCACATCACGGTAAGAGGTCGTTGATTTTCAGTGGGTGATGAGAAAGCGCGTCTTCGCCGTGGAGTGCATCCTGATTTTCTACGACCACAAATATTAAGTTTTCCAAATCATTTTCAGCTCATTTGTCGAGGAAATTAAACTGCGAGGTCGGAATCTGACTTCATAGCAGAATCTTAATCATCTTAACTAATGCAGACTCTAGAATTTAACCATTTCTTTAAGCGCCCGGAGGAAAATTCTATTTGCTGTCTTTGTTGATGTGTACGACAGATCGCTTCTGACATTTCTCGAAGACGGAACAGCCAGCGTGAATGATATCGCTCTCGGTTCTTTGACAGAGCCTGCGTTAAGGATTCTTTTATTCAAGAAGGCTttgttttgaattaaatttaGTCGCAGTTTAATGATTAAAATTCTGACGCGTGCCTGTGAGCATTGTGTGCATTGAAGACAGGTGTTGGTGTAAAGAAACAGGTCGCAACGGAAACCCGCGGGGCATTGATAGCATCGTAAGATATTGAACAACAACCAGAGCTCTACGAGCCCTCGTGGGCACATTTTACGTTTTTATTGTTGCCTCATAGGAGAGAAAATTAAGAGGAGTCAATTTTGCTTCTGGTAATTTTTGAATGGAAAAAGGGAAATGACCTTGACGGCATTGAAAGAAAGAATTGTTTTGATACTGGTAAGTAAAACATATACGTTTTTTCATAGTTAGCTTTAAGATCTTTAAAAGTTGAATAAGAAAGGATAGCAATTGCATTAGTTGTACTTTGTTCCTCAGGTTTCTTCCTTCCTGCTTGGAAAGTTTGGACACTATGCAAAAGgtaaatgtttttcttgtttttgacgATTTGTCTTCTTTTTTAGTGGTTGacattgaaatatttttgtttacacTTTCTGTGTACCCATAAATCTTTAAGAGTTGCCTTAAAGGCGAGCGCCTGATCTCCCTTTAAAGTGCTAGAAAAAAGGCTGTACACTTTTTTGGTGGCTGGAACATGTAATAACATGTAATAACTGGTGGCAGGACAAAAAAACGTAGCCGGACTAAAGCACTCCGTATTCGCGTGGGCCCTCTTAAACAAACGTTAGCACAAATGTAGAAGGGTACATTGTATTGATGAATAACTGCTCCATTCTCTTAGAGATTTCATTTTGGAAAAGTTCTTTAAATGGCGGACTATGCTCATTTTCATAATCAAATATAACTGAAGCTCTCGGTGGTCCCAGGACTCAAGGTGTTAAGCAATTGAATTGAGCTCCATATCACGGTTTGCCGCTTATTAGCacaaataaaaagttttaattTAAGCTGACAGGATCGCCTTCCAGACTAATCTCATCATTTTGTCTTCGAAGGAATTGCTTGGGATAAAAGCCAAGAGGGGTTTGACTTTAGAATAAACGAGCGAACGTACGACCGAACTTAAAAAGTGTTGAATTAATTTACGCATCTCCGTTGAAAAATACGACTTCTTTCATCATGCGGCCAATATATTCCTGTTTTCCTTCGAAGGGGTGGAGTATATGAACCAACTAAGGCACCTTGCTGTGCAATCTTTTATTCGCTTATCACGGCCAATGAAATTGCACTTCAccgaagtgaaaacgaaccgCCGCATGAATTTTTAAAGAACGTTCGATGCGTCTTAATTTATTGTTCGTATTTCGCTTTGTTTATCTGGGGCTCGTTCTAAATAGAACAGCATCTCCTTATCGAAGTATGTCTCCTCGGATAATTTAGGAATATTAAAAACGTTGCGGACAAGAGTTTCCTAAAATATTGTTAATGAACTTCTCACTGATTGTtaacttttaaaacatttagcTGTTTTGATAATCTTCTTCCATGTTCAACGACTCAATTTTGCTGAGAAATCCAAACAAACTCATTGTAAAAAAATTCGCAAATATTAGGGTACTTAAAGTGCCCATGAAGTAAGAACTTTCTTTAGCTTATTtgaaagacctttcaaaatgataaACAATGGTTTTGtctattttggaataccttctttcgttccagagatattacAGTCTTTGCTAaaaaattgatgacgtcacaaacattGCAAATGACTGTAATGAATCACAAAATTGACAATATCACCGAGAATATTTATTGGGTGTTATTCAAACTTGGCGGCAGCAATCCTCATCAAGTAGGGCACAAAATGATACCATGCTGTTGCCACGGCAACCATATTTGCTGCAGGGTCCATTAACCCAGGAGTGATTGTGTCGTTATAAGACATGTTCACTCTCGGTAAGCTTATACAGAGATGTAACGCATTGAGGGGATTTTCAAGTCTAACCATCTGCCTGAACACAGACGCCCTATTCTCAGTACCAATAGTAGTTATATCCAGACCGCAGTCTCAGAACACTTTCTTGGCAATAATCATTCACATAGGCATATGTTACTCATCCTCATCGAAAAGCTCATCAATGAACGTGATATTTTTAGGAAATCTCGGGGAGCCGTTCTTATtaaaaaaggtcaaattacGGGACCTCTTGGGATAAACAAGCATGACGGATAAAATGATTTAACGATCTCGTTATTTAGTATATAGTGTTTCAACTGGATTTaattcttttgaattaaatGGTTTGTTTATCCAGTATCTATATCTCGTTACGTTATCATTTAAAATCTTCCTTAAATACTTCAAAACATGTGTATATATATTCCGTAAATTCGTTAGATCTCCAAAATAAACCTGATGAGGGATggtattggccagccgaaatatcgttaagaaatacattttcgcataattttatcagtcgtgcaatagtctacttgactttcatcaatatttgttaatcaattttgactgatcacaatcttctctgatccaacgctgtgcaagacttaccgtTCACgctttttgcaaaggtttaaaacctcaacttcatctGCCTGTACTTGTCTgttcaaaatgcaaaatatttggTTCGTTGCAGAGAGGGACAGGAAACGAGagtgttgccatggaaacatcTAATGCATGTCACTTTGTGCCTTatctgatgtacattactgTAGCCAAGTTTGATGATTTGTTGCAGTTCCACAGGCGTAATATCTTCAATTTCCCTTTTCTCGTCACAGGCGTCAAGATATTCTTTAAAAACTTTTACGTCGTACAaggttttcttcttcgtgttctcgttttccAAATTATCTGCAAACTCTTTAACTTGTTCGTCGCTGATGAacgcaaacctgctcgccatgcttttattctaagcaacaaacgcgacgcgagaaaccaattcaacaaaagcaaaaggcgggaatcgtgacgtcattgaacgatacgacactcacaaaggtgacatacggaaaatacgccactcgggtcccggatgtagtggcgtatggaatctacgagtggtttagttcccagtaaaacactctcctccatataataatttcGGATATATtctcgattttgtgattttcattgcagtcatttgcaatgtttgtgacgtcatcaagtATTccaaatagaaaacaccattcttcatcattttgaaaggtctttaaaataagcCAAAGATCTTTTTTACTTCACAGGCACTTTAAAGATAGGCGAATTCCAATTTTAGCGTGGAGTTCTTGGCTTATTAAACTTAGATTTCTTCTTAGATACTCCCTCGCGAGTATTTTGGACATGTCAGAGATATGCTTCCATTCCACGAATTAGTGAAATAAcatacagatttagccaagcctaaaagcggagctccctggctatttattcttactgcctgtagggttagtgaaaatagaaggtttcgaattgtccgcgttttgatgtttccggttgctgctttaataattaccggtaagtcattttctttgctttcttctgtagaaaaattcattgccttactagtgaattccacggtacattttacgctaaaaattGATATCGGATGAATCACGAAgccatgagtacgatatcgatttttcgagtgaaatttgctttggaattcaccacttcggtaatgaatttttcttgcaccgcatgagttttaaaagaaaacacgcacaccctcagcgagcgaatgtaaaaggaaaaaagccatttcagagtcaactgttaatagccagcgaataggaatcacgctcaaattagaagccattcaaaaataactttttttagttcaaggtaaaaaaacgttttctgatgtactttattccactttatctctgaaaaggaGATCATTCagattttgatgtatttcattgaaacacgccaggttggcttggaacaagaatcgacaaaatacggcaatgcaaccaagaacggacgaacttcaaacaagatccgctccatgGATTCGCTCCATGCATTTAAATAAGGTTTAGGGgatttaaacaaacttctgaaaccacaaactagtgatatttccctctaattttacgtgaactcattgcgattacgtgtttataacataagggcaaaattttcttatcactgttgaggcacatcgaaaaccagttagGCAAACGGATAAAAAGCACGCACTTGTTCGCGCGCATTTTagagtaaacaaacaaacaaacaaataaacaaatcaactttttctttatgtccaaaagagtacagataattgttatttaattccagttgacaataaaaatgtgattttcattcctgaacaaaggaagaaccgattaaaccaccttttaaaaatacgcatccactttaaataacgcatccgtgaAAATAActaacggtttagtgcccaatgaaagaatttgtggagcaacttcttccactTAGTATGAGCTaatactggtattctgttttgtcgttgtcgttctctttcgctctccttttgtttttgttctagtcataggtcctccaggcatcatgtaaccttatcagagcttctaaagatatgccaaaaattgcaatacagagaaaaaagcagttctaatcaaattaaaaataaacactcagccttaagtttatatccctccgatgcttgacttgaataactgcgtagccgccattGTGGatcacagctatcatgatatgtcaaactggattgaaaccagcgaagaATGCAgtaagaaaacattttccaaatcgttttttacctgaacacgaaaagcgttgactgtttaagaactatagttgacgtactATCGCCGTGTAGTCGCGTGGAGCCACAGAAAATTAAGCGGGCGacaaatgaagcctcgcttatgtttaggtgagttaacctgggttgatcctgcaatccaatcgaaaacctgtacctggtcagcggtcaaattaaaaaaaaaccagctgacctcggtaagctctaagcttgagccgcgatatggtcacgtgatactggtcagaggataccttgttttgacaggtgtcaattgatcaaaacatggatgtccaatatcaaagatgcatGCTCTAAagtagcatgatactggtcacattggcatacatggatgggtggatGGACGGTCGATGActtcatggctataaaaccgaaatttctcgcatcgatgggttaccatattttgtaAACTATggatggtgctccgcgcgcgcgcgccttcgtcTTCATCTTCCCTTTTGTTCTGACTGCGCGAATTACTCTTGCTGCTCTTTTTTGCAACCTCAACACCCTTTTTATATTATTAGTGGAGGTCGAACGGAGATTAAGCTACCGTAACATCATAACTGGTTTGGCTGTAGCGTTATAAAAAGGAAGACGCTCATTTAGAGGAAGATAACGTCTTATAGATTTTAAAGTTCCTATTCACTGGTCGTTAAACGACAGCTCCTGGTCAATATGCAAACCTAGTAACTTGTGGCTGGTGGTTCGCTCCAGCACGACACCCTCACTCGTCTCCATGCCTATATCGTCAATCTTTGATAATAGCCTGCTGCAAAGACCAGTGATATCTGTGAATAGGCTCTTACCGAAAGTGCTCgtaaaaaaagcattaaatgctaaaagcagtgcttgttttttgccaaaaaagtgctaaaataatgctaattcttttaaaaagtgCTCACTTTTCCGACTTTTTTAATAATAGATCATtacatttttcagattttcacttgcatttttcatcaacaaaatgtaacgacaggagctcatcaagaggagcctctatctcctccaattccttgagtcaaccctttctcgagtaaatttatttttaggaacaggtttttcccgcgaaaagtatcataattcccttgacgctgagatagctctgttttgattggcttttactacagtgagcgtgctgcatctcccaagggaggtgttctataaataaatctactcgggaaagggttgactccgaggccaagtatgggagatagaggctcctcttgatgagctcctggtaACGATCAATGTTTTTTTCCAATCCGATCGTGTATGCTTATGTTCTTTGCATCACAGTTCCCcctagttttattttttcctctgaTTGATGGCAGAGTACGCTCTCGAGCTTTCTCTGCCTTGCTTGGCTGACTTCCATTGTTGCTCGTGGATAACGCCATCTTGGAACGAGTGTGATGGATCATGGACTCTAGAAGGCAACCGCTGACCTATCAAACCCATTCCCCAGCTTCCTCGGCTCCTTTGACTAAAATGAGTGCAAAATGCGGCTTTGGACGACATATATGAAGTCAGATTGTGCTGTTTAACGCAAAATTATACAAATAATCAgtcgaaaataagaaaaaatgctAGCAGTGCTTTTTGGGataaaatgtacaaaaaagtgCTCGCGaagcaaaataatgccaaaaaaaGTGCGGAGGATGGGCCGAGGGTGGTGTCATCTtcgaaaatgtttttttctttgtagtcgttacctcacctcacctcaagTTACCGCATCTTACCTCACTCGCTTCGCTTCCAAGACTCATTCAGGACTTAAGACGATTCATGTAGTCTTAAGAGCACTGTTATCGTTTGATGGTGTGCGTAGACGAACTCAGATTCAACGCATATGCGTAAGGCGGTTCAATGTGTTCGTAGCAGGACCATCTTCGATAGTTCTGCGATCACAACTTGGACTATGTGAATTTCCATATTTTTTCATGTTACCGACTTTTGCTGTTCTTTTTACCTACGATATTGCCTACAGCACCATGTACTTTAGGGAAGTAATCTTGATGCAGTGGTTAGAACGCTTGTCTTCCACAAATGAGGGTCGGGTTCGATTCTTAGACTcggacggtaaccggaagagaacatttcgtgtgccaggacattggtgtctcccagatttcaATGTCGATGTATTGGTGCAAAAAcaagttgaaagggaaaacagctcacttcggTCGCCATcggcgtctcaaaaacgcgcgtgcttaagctccctattcaaTGTTAAGTCTTGTTTTCTTCCAAAATTTGATCAATTTTAACTTTTGTATCCTCAAAAATGAGAGAGCATACATTTGATTTGTCCACGTAACCTACTTCAACAAAAGTCTGCATGGGCGTATACTTGGGGTAGGATTCAGTCACTTGAGTTATCTTTCTGACTGATTTCAGCATGGGACCTTAAGAAGTCTGCTGTTTACCCCGACAACAAGGTCGTCTGCCAAGGACAACACTTGCTACTCAATTGCCGTAACTCGAGCAAGACGTTGGTAATATACTCCGCAACTTATGGAAGAACAGAACCTGGCCACGTGATATGCCCGTACCCAGGAGATGAAGAGGATGATAAATACTACTGTGGTGAGGTTGACGTCACTTCTTTCTTCCAAACAAAATGTGGCAAGAGAGAAAGATGCAAAGTTAAAGTAGACAGCATTCGTATGGGGGTTCCATGTCGGAAACAACACCATTACCTGATCCTGGTTTACACCTGTGGTAGGTATCTCCTACGATTACAACAATTTTAGCTGTAGAGagtagagagatttagcatcgcgtttactGAAAACAGCAAACACCGGgctgaaatttttgttttgccaaaagtcaaagaaactcgtttgatCTAAATAtatgtgatctgctaatcgccctttctcgcagtcggagactgaattactaggggcgcagctcaacgaggtcgggccgaaggagctgtgctgtcggctaggcgctcggcccctgaacacgacccatgtatgaggagggaggaaaaccggagtacccggagaaaaacccacGGGGTCatattgagatcgactgaaactcagcccacatacgacccgaggccagagttgaacctgggtcacagaggtgggaggcacggttgatgaccactaaaccaccctgactccctgACTCCCAGACTGATCTTAGCTCATTTCATTCCTGTTATCTATAAAAATCGAGCAACGTCTTAAAAGAGAAAGACGAgaagtttcatgcttttataacaAGCAACAACCTACCTTTTCTTAGGTGCCGTTTCAGGTAAACGCAGTGCTTAGTCTCTCTAATATCTCATTGTGTTGGATAAAGGAGAACGTATTCTAATCGTGTTAGTCCCGCGGAATGTTCTTAGGGTATCGATCTTGATGCCATACGATTTCAGcctttggacgccatcttgctCTGGCACAAATAACCTCGTTCTCGTGTGATAGTATTACGGCTCGCCCAAGGGATAAGTCACGCTGTTTTGCTATCcagcatacaccttattccaaaatggccgctgatttatgcgcatacaaattggcccttgttgcctcgttcaagataaaacattcttttgaattttaagcttaagaaaaTGTCATCAAGggttaatttgaataaaaacaaaagaatattgaagtggcggccattttggaataaggtgtatgaatGGCTactgatatcccacaaaactgaTATTGCATTATAACACATGTAGCCCATAATTgctttaaataaaattattagcaaCAAGATAACAGTCAAAATACTTATAGTACGATAGCTTCATTACTGAAAAAATACTAGAAAAGGGCGGTACAAAACGATTCTCTCCAAAATATTCAACTACTTTGAAATGCCTCGTcgatgacaaaacaggaatctAATCTCACTAATCCTTGATTGCTGGTAGTTTATAAAACAAACACCAATGAATTAAATACCAGGTGAGCTTTTGCGTGATATCTTCATGCATTGTTCTACGTTAGGACtacaaaaatgttaaagtgaaatGGGTtgatatttcattggtgtttatatgataaacagaacattacatgaccaCTTGGAGATACCAATTCCTCTTCTCGTTTTCAAAACTCGAAGAAAAATTTCGTATCTCTGCGCGGCCATTTATTTTACCTCACCACAAAGCACATACCGTATGGATTACGAAATGTTGGTCTACAAGACGTATGGAAGAAACGCGAGGGAGCATGACGTTCTCTGCCGGTTATTTTATTGCAATATAAAAAGAGCCAGGGAATTTGTTATTACATATGAGAAAGTAGATCGAAAGGCAATTACAAGATCAGGGTTACAAATTACAATTACAAATTAATATCTCTTCATAGGAAATATTCCGGCATTTTattaacaatgaaaacaattgaaagttatcTTATTTTAGTGATTTAATATCTTAAAAGAATTGCAGAAAGACCCAGTAATTGTCGAGACGCCGTCATCAAGCACAAAAACTGTGGCAGCACTCACCTTGGCTAGTACTCCAACATTACCGACCACCTCATCTGCTAGTGCCTCATCCATAACAATCTTACCCAATACCGCTGTAATGGTTAATATTTCAAGTTCCGTATTGGTCACTCAGTCAACGACGATTACTCAGGAATCTTCAAAGGTCCACACCACTGACACCGAGACAAGAGTTTCAACTGGCGATAAGGCTGTTAACACTCTCAAAGTGGAACAGACTGGTTCATCTGCAACACAGACTGGTAATGGGTCTTTAGGCGTCGCTGGAGCATTATTTGTGTGGTTTTTGTTCCTGCAAGGTATGCAACCCACCCACACTTTTGCACCCCACGGTTAGACGACCATTTCCTACTCAAAAAAGACTGAGTTATCAGTTAAAACGCCTGCTTGACAATCCACCGCCCATCAAAGTATTGTCGAATTCAAGCCGTTTGTGTGATTTGTAATCAAATGTAGGGAATACAGTCTCAAGCATCGTGTGAACGAGAATTGTTCTTCCCTCTATTGTGATTGACAACCAGTTCAAGCTATAGAAGTTCATGATACTTCGATCTCAGTAAAACTCGATCTCTTCTTGAAGCGTTTCAGGATGCTATTTGTGTTTCCATAAATTAAGTCGCTGCAATACCTAAACTTGTTGATTAGTTTGATTTCAGTGATGTTTTAATACCCCGAAAATATTTACTATCAACTACTTTTTGATTATGGAAAATTGTGCGTAATCAATAGCCTCACTCCAAAGTGTCAGAGACCAAGAATTGCATATAATAGAATAACGAGTAAACCGACTCGTATATAAGTTATAGGCACAATTATATTTGTCTATATGCTATACAAAGCCTTGTTGAACTCAAACACGTTCGTCCAatcttatttttctttcgtAGCTAATAATTACCAAATTTTCAAATTAACGCTTGCATTCTGTAAGGCAAATCCACAACCGACAAATCAATTTTCTGATCTACTATGCATTGCCTCGCAGATCACTCATCAGATTACGTCATGGTATTTTTCACCGCAGCTGCATGTGCTCTGGTCCTGGCCGTTATTTCCGGTGTTTGCGTGCTTTACTGTCACCGCGAGAGCAAACAACATCTCCACGTGGCAGACGATCCAAAACTCAGCGCTTATGAAATCAATGACTCAAAAGCGTCAGAGCAGGTTGATCAAATTTTACTTGGCCCCGTGAAGACTTCACCTCCAGATTACATGTTACACGGATATGACTGGAATAGTAGTGAGGATCAAAGCTCTCAAAAGAATTCTCAGAATGGATCCGAAGTATTGAAGTTCAATGCCCCTGCCGTAGGAACCAAAGGCATGAATGGACAAAGCCGGTTAGTTAACCCTCGCATGTTACGGAAGAAGTATTTTAAATGCTGTCAATAACCAAATAGTGCATGCGATGATACTTGAGGTAAGCGGGTGAATTACAGGTAGATTGTTTCATTTTAAACTTGTTCGGCTTAATGAGagtttttgttaatttgcaTTGTGAAGACCAACTGAGGCCATTTGTGCCACTGAACAATCGTTATTTGTGGGTAAACTGAGGGATACATCCTTAAGTCAATTATCCGTCTATCCATCGTCGGTCCATCCATAGGATCTGACaatttcatttgtttaaaagttttattgttgttgtttattcaGTTATCAGTTTGGCAGGTCCGCCTGTCAGTACTTCAGCCCGTAGAAGTACGTAAAACAATGACGGTAGTCAATCGTTACAATCCGACCTCTTCTCTTTAGAAAATCACTAGGGTCTAAAACGGTAAGTCTTTCAGTCAGTCAGTCCATCGGTTTGTAAGTGAATGAACGAAAGAGTGAATAAatgaacgaatgaatgaatgaataagtgaaatgagtgagtgagtgagtgagtgagtgagtttgtgagtgagtgagtgagtgagtgagtgagtgagtgagtgagtgagtaaaacagtaaacagtaaatctttattgcgccttactctccaaagggaggtatcagtctcgttacaataaaggtgatgatatctacttgaataactaattaactaaaaagatcatacaattacttgtaatacaattggtataaaattattattttaattattttgcatttaggaagtcttttctcttctgaaacattaaatatgtgtatttacctattatctttgaagtgctttcgttttctagggtaagtaaatacctaattttatcctcatcattaaggcttttgaaaacaacatcgtgtgttgaaaggagagaatggagctcatttctaatgttatcgtaccctgggcaatacatcaagaagtgccgctcatcttctatatagcctctattgcagactaaacacgttcttccatctactgggattggtgcacctctattttcgtatttcccagtctgtattcgcaagctatgaacccccagacgcaattttgtcatacttattctatgtgctgggtttctgatagttttgagatagtcttccaattggtagtcgaatttgacttctttgtgtgtaaatttctctctagagccttcggaagtgttgttgcgagccttcagccaatttcgaatgtagtcctttttaagctgattctttatggaggaacgagcattcttaatgtgtagttggcttgatgtattgcctatagagtgcattcgtatagtttcgtcattatttaatacatcaaaaaattggctgtgactttttgcgtgatgaaaggcttcctttaatagaggattgactgttttatgctgtaatctaagcgagtaactaaatattgaagcttttatgtctatacttaaagggtaccgtccaagttctgccctacaggcaa
Above is a window of Montipora capricornis isolate CH-2021 chromosome 6, ASM3666992v2, whole genome shotgun sequence DNA encoding:
- the LOC138052317 gene encoding uncharacterized protein isoform X2, coding for MTLTALKERIVLILVSSFLLGKFGHYAKAWDLKKSAVYPDNKVVCQGQHLLLNCRNSSKTLVIYSATYGRTEPGHVICPYPGDEEDDKYYCGEVDVTSFFQTKCGKRERCKVKVDSIRMGVPCRKQHHYLILVYTCELQKDPVIVETPSSSTKTVAALTLASTPTLPTTSSASASSITILPNTAVMVNISSSVLVTQSTTITQESSKVHTTDTETRVSTGDKAVNTLKVEQTGSSATQTGNGSLGVAGALFVWFLFLQDHSSDYVMVFFTAAACALVLAVISGVCVLYCHRESKQHLHVADDPKLSAYEINDSKASEQVDQILLGPVKTSPPDYMLHGYDWNSSEDQSSQKNSQNGSEVLKFNAPAVGTKGMNGQSRYC
- the LOC138052317 gene encoding uncharacterized protein isoform X1; this encodes MTLTALKERIVLILVSSFLLGKFGHYAKAWDLKKSAVYPDNKVVCQGQHLLLNCRNSSKTLVIYSATYGRTEPGHVICPYPGDEEDDKYYCGEVDVTSFFQTKCGKRERCKVKVDSIRMGVPCRKQHHYLILVYTCELQKDPVIVETPSSSTKTVAALTLASTPTLPTTSSASASSITILPNTAVMVNISSSVLVTQSTTITQESSKVHTTDTETRVSTGDKAVNTLKVEQTGSSATQTGNGSLGVAGALFVWFLFLQDHSSDYVMVFFTAAACALVLAVISGVCVLYCHRESKQHLHVADDPKLSAYEINDSKASEQVDQILLGPVKTSPPDYMLHGYDWNSSEDQSSQKNSQNGSEVLKFNAPAVGTKGMNGQSRMALDVPQSGRCSNGHIVRVERPDGSTVFLKSSFPNSEETLRSKKGRYVNVEDYRKARNRDAAKKSEESFFYYPN